Proteins found in one Crassostrea angulata isolate pt1a10 chromosome 3, ASM2561291v2, whole genome shotgun sequence genomic segment:
- the LOC128176204 gene encoding tumor necrosis factor alpha-induced protein 8-like isoform X1: MSGAEENGRPGDSDSDIMAEPGAGFDAKGFGLRAQKKLLGKMSSKKIVKHFIDDSTSQVLDNTYKIMKAFTGDKKQAEKLLKYIIKTIIKVGILFRNDQFNASELQVVESFKSKFHSLVMTVVSFHEVDFTYDKPFLKSSIEECRQLLQSIIQRHLTDKSKGRVDTVFEFFEGEELMDALFNPSGPHKKEMDSITADMHKMMDEGNL, encoded by the exons a TGTCTGGAGCAGAAGAAAATGGCCGCCCAGGAGATTCAGACTCCGACATTA TGGCAGAGCCCGGGGCTGGGTTTGATGCCAAAGGCTTTGGGCTTCGAGCCCAGAAGAAGCTGCTCGGCAAAATGTCCAgcaaaaaaattgtcaaacacTTCATTGACGACTCTACCAGCCAAGTTTTAGACAACACCTATAAGATAATGAAAGCCTTCACAGGGGACAAGAAGCAAGCCGAGAAGTTACTCAAGTACATCATCAAAACCATCATTAAGGTGGGCATTCTGTTTAGAAATGATCAGTTCAATGCCAGTGAACTCCAGGTGGTAGAGTCCTTCAAAAGCAAGTTTCATTCCCTTGTCATGACTGTTGTAAGCTTCCACGAGGTGGACTTCACCTACGACAAGCCATTCCTGAAATCCAGCATAGAGGAGTGCCGGCAACTTCTACAAAGCATCATACAGCGACACCTCACGGACAAATCCAAGGGCCGTGTGGACACTGTGTTCGAATTCTTTGAGGGAGAGGAATTAATGGACGCACTGTTCAATCCTTCAGGGCCCCACAAGAAGGAAATGGACAGCATCACTGCtgatatgcacaaaatgatgGACGAAGGAAACCTTTAA
- the LOC128176204 gene encoding tumor necrosis factor alpha-induced protein 8-like isoform X2: protein MAEPGAGFDAKGFGLRAQKKLLGKMSSKKIVKHFIDDSTSQVLDNTYKIMKAFTGDKKQAEKLLKYIIKTIIKVGILFRNDQFNASELQVVESFKSKFHSLVMTVVSFHEVDFTYDKPFLKSSIEECRQLLQSIIQRHLTDKSKGRVDTVFEFFEGEELMDALFNPSGPHKKEMDSITADMHKMMDEGNL from the exons a TGGCAGAGCCCGGGGCTGGGTTTGATGCCAAAGGCTTTGGGCTTCGAGCCCAGAAGAAGCTGCTCGGCAAAATGTCCAgcaaaaaaattgtcaaacacTTCATTGACGACTCTACCAGCCAAGTTTTAGACAACACCTATAAGATAATGAAAGCCTTCACAGGGGACAAGAAGCAAGCCGAGAAGTTACTCAAGTACATCATCAAAACCATCATTAAGGTGGGCATTCTGTTTAGAAATGATCAGTTCAATGCCAGTGAACTCCAGGTGGTAGAGTCCTTCAAAAGCAAGTTTCATTCCCTTGTCATGACTGTTGTAAGCTTCCACGAGGTGGACTTCACCTACGACAAGCCATTCCTGAAATCCAGCATAGAGGAGTGCCGGCAACTTCTACAAAGCATCATACAGCGACACCTCACGGACAAATCCAAGGGCCGTGTGGACACTGTGTTCGAATTCTTTGAGGGAGAGGAATTAATGGACGCACTGTTCAATCCTTCAGGGCCCCACAAGAAGGAAATGGACAGCATCACTGCtgatatgcacaaaatgatgGACGAAGGAAACCTTTAA
- the LOC128177395 gene encoding uncharacterized protein LOC128177395 produces MRHKRYVCKEVQPFLLQKMETIRQTRIEFEKYLLNIDPYKAIKQQAKSLALIEIMLQDAENQSNRVRRQAKKFSHRRFTRQDRMDIESRLEREMEFLQKSVCCCGLALKCLGEKYTNGVKIYKIYNKLISDLQGMGRGQEWLFNEEILKNPNDVIFNVQRMRHRVQRGVTFSERGATHYQFVTSRSNLVQKFYRFLRDEFDVAKYGKER; encoded by the exons ATGAGACACAAAAGATATGTATGCAAAGAAGTCCAGCCGTTTCTGTTGCAGAAAATGGAAACTATCAGGCAAACACGGATTGAGTTTGAGAAGTACCTTTTAAACATTGATCCGTACAAAGCCATTAAACAG caGGCGAAAAGCTTAGCGCTAATTGAGATCATGCTTCAGGATGCCGAAAACCAATCAAACAGGGTCAGGCGTCAGGCCAAGAAATTTTCTCACAGAAGATTTACAAGGCAAGACCGCATGGACATCGAATCGCGCCTAGAGAGAGAAATGG AATTCCTCCAGAAAAGCGTGTGTTGCTGTGGCCTGGCTCTCAAATGCCTTGGAGAGAAGTATACCAATGGCGTGAAAATCTACAAAATCTATAACAAACTCATCAGCGACTTGCAGGGCATGG GTCGTGGCCAAGAATGGCTTTTCAATGAGGAAATATTAAAGAATCCAAATGATGTCATCTTTAAT GTTCAACGAATGAGACACCGAGTTCAGAGAGGAGTGACATTTTCAGAACGAGGCGCAACCCATTACCAGTTCGTGACTTCTCGTTCAAATCTCGTCCAAAAGTTTTACAGGTTTTTGCGAGACGAATTTGACGTTGCCAAGTATGGTAAAGAGAGATGA
- the LOC128177396 gene encoding ganglioside GM2 activator-like, which translates to MAQWLARWPLTARRMGSRGREFKPRPGWRWTSKKVDSSDRMFLRACIVVCASLCLAQAEFTQFQWRSCTTDKVNQKLKVYSASARPMPVLTPGNLHLSFSAEVLQQIEPGTVLSFNMTRHTALGHDVHIPCVGGIGSCVLDGCSIVDTLVNGTREGQRDLGRQLKKMFESVGIFSSCPIAVQNVTITDYVIHIGDLDPALNVIADGDYTIQTTVQQPSTGVQYGCFEFDATLKRKETHGQGWLLGRRRRRSD; encoded by the exons atggcccagtggttagcgcggtggccgctcactgctaggagaatgggttccagaggtcgtgagttcaagccgcGGCCGGGGTGGAGATGGACCTCCAAaaag GTCGATTCCAGTGACAGAATGTTTCTTCGTGCTTGCATAGTAGTATGTGCCTCCTTGTGCCTCGCCCAGGCAGAATTTACTCAATTCCAATGGCGAAGCTGTA CTACCGATAAAGTCAACCAGAAACTTAAGGTCTACAGTGCATCCGCCCGTCCCATGCCCGTCCTGACCCCGGGGAATCTACACCTCTCCTTCAGCGCCGAAGTTCTTCAACAAATTGAGCCGGGAACGGTCCTCAGTTTTAATATGACTCGCCATACCGCACTGGGACACGATGTTCATATTCCTTGTGTGGGCGGAATAGGAAGCTG CGTCCTAGACGGTTGTTCCATTGTTGACACTTTAGTCAATGGAACGCGAGAAGGCCAGCGGGACTTGGGAAGACAACTAAAGAAAATGTTCGAGTCTGTAGGAATCTTCAGTTCCTGTCCAATCGCCGTCCAGAACGTCACCATTACTGATTACGTCATTCATATCGGAGATTTAGACCCTGCATTGAACGTTATAGCAGAT GGAGACTACACTATTCAAACAACCGTTCAACAACCCAGTACCGGAGTACAGTATGGGTGCTTTGAATTCGATGCCACTCTGAAGCGGAAGGAGACCCATGGACAGGGGTGGTTATTGGGAAGAAGGAGGCGTAGAAGCGATTAG